The following coding sequences lie in one Rutidosis leptorrhynchoides isolate AG116_Rl617_1_P2 chromosome 6, CSIRO_AGI_Rlap_v1, whole genome shotgun sequence genomic window:
- the LOC139853950 gene encoding uncharacterized protein — protein sequence MEDRFLQRFFPASKAAKLQSDINHFVQKSNETLYDAWTHFRKMFRKFPQHGLSNFNKVQIFYKGVNVPTRKEIDIAAGGSLMKKTPDEAYNIISKTATHSYDCTETSDELASVKAQLATFKRQMYSMTKEMHAIKVGCELCQGPHLTKDCNQETMEEQQVRSQHASIQNLERDVGRIAQSLTKRPSGALPSNIIKSQVPTYSHVNAISGDEGYDFDEVIPTYTHNGVDGWIRVSDITPAYGNYLMSLMTGSSSNSGSQESKMKSVEITESPEFSVGESEVEEEVKPSPKLKVYKPPIPYPRLFNPSNQRTLFGEHGQASSAFLEAECVAILEKSDIPPKLGASINLMSLSVYSRLGLNELKLTNTGVRLVNQSISKPIGIAENLVVKVCELEFPADFVVVDMSEDKVVPIVLGRPFLATAGALTDWRTCKLILRDRASKPNKCGRMVEEKLVDTPEDRVIDKSMRKLYNRVRNSMSEKDEHVRNRLMSNLSRKKKEKLRELTKESKMADVWLLNVIGYRNLIKGSGGLKDGTAYHPGIS from the exons ATGGAAGACAGGTTTTTGCAGCGTTTCTTTCCCGCTTCTAAGGCTGCTAAATTACAGagtgacattaatcactttgtACAGAAATCAAATGAGACACTCTATGATGCTTGGACCCATTTTCGTAAAATGTTTCGAAAgtttcctcaacacgggttgagcaATTTTAACAAGGTTCAGATATTTTATAAGGGTGTTAATGTGCCAACTAGGAAAGAaattgatattgctgcaggtggttcgttaatgaaaaagactccggatgaagCTTACAACATCATCTCCAAAACTGCTACGCATtcttatgattg taccgaaactagtgacgagCTTGCTTCAGTTAAGGCTCAACTTGCAACCTTTAAAAGACAGATGTATTctatgactaaagagatgcacgcgataaaggttggttgtgagttatgTCAGGGACCACATCTTACAAAAGATTGTAATCAGGAAACTATGGAAGAGCAG CAAGTGAGAAGTCAGCATGCCTCAATACAGAATttggaacgggatgtggggcgtatAGCTCAGTCGCTAACGAAGAGACCATCGGGTGCTCTCCCTTCGAATAT AATAAAGAGCCAGGTTCCTACCTATTCGCATGTTAATGCTATTTCTGGTGATGAGGGTTATGATTTCGATGAAGTTATTCCAACTTATACTCATAATGGTGTAGACGGTTGGATTCGAGTTAGTGATATTACTCCCGCTTATGGTAATTATTTGATGAGTTTGATGACAGGAAGTTCTTCTAATTCGGGTAGTCAAGAGTCGAAGATGAAAAGTGTGGAGATTACCGAGTCTCCTGAGTTTAGTGTTGGTGAAAGTGAAGTGGAAGAGGAGGTGAAACCTTCACCTAAATTGAAAGTTTACAAGCCGCCCATTCCATATCCAAGGCTATTCAATCCAAGCAACCAAAGGACACTGTTT GGTGAGCATGGGCAGGCATCCTCCGCATTTCTTGAAGCGGAATgtgttgctattttggaaaagagtGATATTCCACCAAAGTTAG GTGCGAGTATCAATCTTATGTCATTGTCTGTTTATTCACGTTTGGGTTTAAATGAACTTAAATTGACTAATACTGGAGTTAGGTTGGTTAACCAGTCAATTAGTAAGcccatagggattgctgaaaatttGGTGGTTAAGGTATGTGAATTAGAGTTTCCAGCAGACTTTGTAGTTGTTGATATGTCGGAAGATAAAGTTGTACCGATTGTgttaggtagaccatttttagcaactgcaggTGCACTCACTGACTGGAGAACTTGTAAATTGATTTTAAGGGATAGAG CTAGTAAACCAAATAAGTGTGGGAGAATGGTAGAGGAAAAGCTTGTTGATACGCCCGAGGATAGAGTTATTGATAAATCTATGAGGAAGTTGTATAATCGGGTTAGGAATTCAATGTCTGAGAAAGATGAGCATGTTAGGAACAGATTGATGTCAAATCTTTctagaaagaaaaaggaaaaacttAGGGAGTTGACCAAGGAGTCAAAGATGGCAGATGTTTGGTTATTAAATGTGATTGGGTATAGGAATTTGATTAAAGGTTCTGGTGGGTTGAAGGATGGAACCGCATACCATCCAGGCATCAGTTGA